TTGGTTTTTCAATACTTTTACGCTGGATGACAAGGCCACGATACTCAAGTAAATGAGCAGGAAGTGTTTCCACTTTACGCCCTTTTCGCATCTCGATTTCAAAAATTAAAGATGGCAAGTAACTCTTTAATGATTGTGAAATCGAGGACATTTTTTGAATAACCGCAAGTGGCAAGCTCTCTAGCTTATGTAATAATTGAATGAGTAATTCAGCAGTAACCAGTGCATCACTATCCGCTTTATGTGGATCATTATGGGTTAAACCAAATTCATCACTCAAATCTTGTAATTTATAGCTGTCAACGCCCGGATATAAAATCCGAGCAAGCTCTACTGTATCAAGCTTATGAACTGAAGCAATCTCAATCTCAGCACGCTCCATTTCTTTTTGTAAAAATGTCCAATCAAAATTAACATTATGAGCAACAAAAATGGTATCTTCCAAAAGCGAATTGATCACCGGAGCAATATCTTGAAATTCAGGAGCATTCCGAACATCTTCTTCTGTGATCCCTGTTAACTCTTTTATAAAGGCAGGAATTGGTCGATTGGGATTTACAAAGCTAGAGTAGGTTTGAATAATTTGGTTGTTTTCAACAAGCACCGCTGCAAATTGAATCATTCGATCGGAGCGATTAGCTTGGTTCCCAGTTGTTTCTAAATCGACAACCATATAGCGCTTATGTTTTTGCCCCATCTTTTCACCCTCCTAAAATACTTCCAAAACAGAGATTCACTTGCTTTTCAGTGGAATGATCTCATTATCAATTAGCCGTGTCTGTTTGTATTTCACAGCAATGGCTAAAATAAGCGCTTTACTCCTAGCTGAAGCTGCTAAAAAGCTAGGATAATCAAGTAATGTTAAATAATCGATTTGGTTAGCCGTTCCTAAAAGCCGGTCCTTAACCACTTGATAAACTTTTTGTTCGTCTAGATGACCTTCTTCTATTCGTTTTCGCCCAAGGAGTAGCGCTTGATGAAGTTTAGCAGCATCCCTTCGCTCGGCTTCGCTTAATCGGACGTTGCGACTGCTTTTTGCCAGACCATCTTTTTCACGGATTGTAGCTACTTTGCGGATTTCAATTGGTAAAAAATAATCGGCTACAAAGCTTTCAACAATAGCAACTTGTTGTGCATCTTTTTGTCCAAAATATGCACGCGTTGGCATCATGAGCGAAAATAACTTTAACAAGACCGTAACAACACCATCAAAATGCCCTGGTCTTGCGCTTCCATCTAATACGTCGATTCGCTTTTCGACGTGCAATTGTACAGATAATTCTTGTGGGTACATTTCATTCACTGTCGGTAAAAATAACAAATCTACACCCGCTCGTTCTGCTTGCAATGAATCCTCTGCTTCATCACGCGGATAACACGCAAAATCTTCATTTGGTCCAAACTGCTTTGGATTGACAAAAATACTCATAACGACATAATCATTTTCATTTTTTGCAGCTTTCACAA
This DNA window, taken from Listeria sp. PSOL-1, encodes the following:
- the panC gene encoding pantoate--beta-alanine ligase, with amino-acid sequence MRMVRTKAELKEALQKVSDLEIGFVPTMGYLHEGHLALVKAAKNENDYVVMSIFVNPKQFGPNEDFACYPRDEAEDSLQAERAGVDLLFLPTVNEMYPQELSVQLHVEKRIDVLDGSARPGHFDGVVTVLLKLFSLMMPTRAYFGQKDAQQVAIVESFVADYFLPIEIRKVATIREKDGLAKSSRNVRLSEAERRDAAKLHQALLLGRKRIEEGHLDEQKVYQVVKDRLLGTANQIDYLTLLDYPSFLAASARSKALILAIAVKYKQTRLIDNEIIPLKSK